A segment of the Hemicordylus capensis ecotype Gifberg chromosome 6, rHemCap1.1.pri, whole genome shotgun sequence genome:
cacacagaagcagcaataaaacaatcatgtaaaggcctggataaaaagccgagatttaaccagctttctaaaaactgtgacggagtctaaggagtgaatggccactgggagagcattccagagtctgggggcagcaacagagaaggcactgtcCTGATTacacaacaacctagcctccctcattgccggcacccagagcagagccccctcagatgatcttgtcaagtgggcagaaacccttgggagcagacagtccctcaggtatcccaggcccaaacagttaagggctttaaaggtcaaaaccagcaccttgaattggacccggcaacacactggtaaccagtgcagctctttcaaaataggtgtgatgtgatcacactgggcagctccagatagaaccctagctgccacattttgtacaagctgcagtttccggatattcttcaagggcagccccatgtagagctatCTGGTAGAGTTCTTCTTGGTTGCAAAAGATGCTTTACAAAGAATCTCCTAAGTTAGGTGTAATGTGTGTGAGTTTATTTTGAGCGTATATGAGATATGCAAGGTGAgataagttccctccctggcttcttcaagatagggctgagagagattcctgcctgcaaccttggagaagccgctgcctgtctgtgaagacaatactgagctagatagaccaatggtctgactcggtatatggcagcttcctatgttcctatgagtttgtgtgtgtgagagagagcgcgTGCATGTACCCTCATGTTACAGATTCTGTGTAATCTTAtacttgttctgtttttatttagcGATACCATACACCACCTCATTCTCGCTCATGTTCAGAATCTGATAATGATGGGAGCAGTGAAACGCCCCCACATTGGAAAGAAGAAATGCAAAGGTTAAGAGCCTACAGACCACCAAGTGGAGAGAAATGGAGTAAAGGGGACAAGTAAGACTTTGCTGAGAAGCTCTCTTGAGTGATTCCTGACCTGTAAAATGTGAACATTTTAGATCTGAGAGCATAGGATAAATAAAAAAGACTGCTACTTCTTATTAAGGCATTTATTGCATCTCTAATTTATAGATATTTTGTTGCATTCGATTCAGGTCTTCTAATTCTAGTACAGTACAAATGAGAGATTGGATAGACGGAAAACTTATTTGGATGCTTCGCATATAGTTTACATCCTGTTGGTCTGAGGAAGCAGGTTTTCTAGAGCACATTGAGTTATGTTTATATCAACTATAAATTATTTTGCTAAACATATTCAGAAACTCCATAtgtattaaaacatttttggAGCCATACTATAAAGCAAAGCATTCATATATGTCTGCACAGATTATAAACTATTCTAAAATTTAACAGATACAGCCTCCAAAGCTATTTGAAgtctcccgccccccccgccccccaaagaaAATCAATTTCATGATATATTCATTTAAGAGTatcttgctcttcccctgctggctgtTTGATCACTAAAGAAGTGGGCAGGTgcacaggggaggggggcattctTATTTTCTTGAAAGGCTATTTCTAACAGAGTTTTGTATGCATGGGATGGCTTTCAGAATGCTTTCCATGGGTGGAAACTCATGCAAAATCTTTTCATCTGAACAGTCAGCCATGAAAGTACTTAAGAATTTATCCTTGGAACCAGATCATAGGGTCATCTTAGCAATTACATTGGTTAACCccatgtttgctttttaaaaaaacaagtaatCATTCTGATAAAATGTTTGCATATCGATCGACTGGATGCAGAAATTAAGATGTCACTTTTGAGACGTGAATTGTCTTTGTAAGCTCTGTTTATGACTCATGCAGTGTGCCTTCTGTCTCCcccttgcttctctctctctctctctcaacctggTTCAAGGAGCAACCAGTCTAGTTTCACCTGTTCTAGTGCCCACTCGCTTCCTTTTTGCTAAATAACCTGTGCCAACCTAATACTTCCAAGCGTCTtctagatcagagattctcaacattgggtccccagatgttattggacttcaactcccataattcccaaccaaaggccactggggcaggggattatgggagttgaagtccaataacttctggagacccaacgttgagaacccctgttctagatcaCTCTAGTTGTCCCTACTTCTTCAGAACTGTGTTGTCCCTACCTCTTCAGAACTCCTGAAACCCAGTCCTTCACTTGATAACTATAAAAAATCAAGCAAGTTCACTGAgtatattttcttattttttcagGTTGAGTGACCCAGGAAGGTGGGATGAAAGAAGTCGATCGCAGAGGTCTAGGTCTTGGTCACATAATGGCTATTCAGATCTAAGTAGTGCAAAATATGTTAACCACCACAAAAAACACCGGAGAGAAAAAAAGGCAAAGCATAAGAAAAAGGCCAAAAAGCAAAAACACTTCAAGaagcaaaaacaaattaaaaaagagagagtatCGCCTTCCACAGAAAGAGAATCTTCTCATTCAACTACAAGAAGAACAAAATCACCTTGTGATCATGAGAGGGTGTCCCGCTCCTCTTCACTGACATCAAGGGATTCCTCCTCTCAGAGGGATTGGTCTAAATCAGAGAGAGATAACCAGAGTTCATTGTCTTCATCAAGTAGAGACTCCCGGTCATACCACAGGTTCAAATCTAGGTCCAAGTCCAGATCAAGATCTTATTCCAGAAGAAGTTCTAGGTCAAGGATTGCTTTGAAGTCCTCTCTCTCTAGGAGTAGGTCAAGATCTACTTCCAATTCCAGGCATTTGAGGACAGTGTCCCATTCACCAAAAAATACTGCAGCTCGTTTAAATGAACACAAGACAGTCAAGGCTGAACCTGCAAGAACAGTCTTACCACAGAACGATAAAGTTGTGATTGCGGCTGTTGTTTCTGAAAGCATTCAAATTATACCCCTAAGTGACAGTCCTCCGCCTTCTAGATGGAAACCAGGGCAAAAGCCATGGAAGCCATCCTATGAACGAATTCAAGAAATGAAAGTGAAAACCACCCATGTAATACCTGCTCAAACTAACTATAGTTCAGTAAATGTCAAAGAGGCTAGCACATCCTCTTCATACAAAAAGCGACAGAAAAGTTCAGATAGCGATCAGAGCAGTTATTCAAAACATCGAAGTGATCGAAGTTCAGATAGTTGGCGAAGATCCAGGAGCAGGTCATCTAGAAGTAGATCCTACTCTAAGTCTTATTCAAGATCAAGAAGTCCATCCAGTTCAAGATCAAGGTCTCGATCAACCATTAGATCCCATTCAGTGACTAAATTCCCCAGTGACCAATCATGCTACAGTGGGTCATCGTCTTATTTTTCTCTAAGTGATGATGATCGACAGAAGAATAAAGTGAAATCTCAATCCAGAGAAAGAAATTTACAGTCAAAGAAAAGGCAAAGTAGTTCTGAAAGTACTCTTCCTTATGTAAAAGATGAGAGTTCTCAAAAGCACAGAGAGAGTACAAGTGAATCTTCTTTGGATTTCTCCACAGATAGCGAGCCATTGGCTAAATCGCAACCAATCCAAGAAAAGGGGCTGTTACGGCCAGAAAAAGCTAATAAGAAGCAAAATAAAAGCAGTTCTACTTGTGATGGGCATGAAGAGAAGTCAAGGTCTGAATGGAGCAGTGACCAGAGGACTCTGAAGGAGAAATCCTCTGAAACTCCAAGAAGTAGTCAGAGAGCAAGAAAGAAAACTCATTCTGACAGTAAGTGGGACTCTGAATCAAATTCAGATAAGGGTGGAAACAGAAACAGTAAATATGATTCAAGATTATCTTCTAGTAAAGAGGAAGGCGAGGCCACATCAGACTCGGATACAGATCCCAGCCTTGTCAAATGTAAGACTAAACCGGATTCTTCCTTGGGTGCACTGAAAGTAAGCAAACAGCAGTTGTCCCCTTGTGGGACAGAGAGCTCCCATTCCAATTCAGGTGTTAGAGGAAAATCAAGAAAGCAGAAGCGTGGTTCTAAAAAGAACCTCAAAAAGTCACATTCCAAAAAAGCTAAAGAGAAATCAAAGGCTAAAAAAGAGAAGAAACATAAGGCTCAAAAGCAAAAGGAAACATTTCATTGGCAGCCTccactggagtttggggaggaggaggaggaggaggatgttgcTGTGAAGTCAGCGGCCaaggatgagagagagaagaaagtcaCGAGTGAGACTAAAGATAAAAATCAAGATCAAGCTTCTGAAAATCACGAAGTGGTCAAAAACCAAATAAAGGATGAAGCAAAGCTCCATGAAGAGAACATAATATCTGATAAAACTGCTGGCAGTGCATCATCTGCTGGTACCAAAATTCGTAAAGATAATGAACCGTCAACTTCAGCCCGTACACTAAAACCAGATAAAAATATGGATGTTCCTGAAAGTGTGGCTACTGTTAAAGTAAATATTGACAGTGAGGTAGATGTTACCCAGATGGATGACATGGAGATATGTACTCCAGATCATAACTCACCAGTAAAGGTTGATGTAGACCTTGCTCCAGCAAGTCTGAAGGCGAACTTCCAGGATGCTAGTAAGAACACAGATATGCCAAATAACTCTGAAGCAGAGGGCGCAAAACAAGAAACTAATGGTAGAGAGTTGGCTGCTGTTAcagaatgcaaaaaagaaaaacaaagccctaaCCCCACTGCAACAGCTACTGCTATGGAAAACAACATGAAAACTGAAATGGCTGAAAATTCTCAGAGCAGCATAGTGGATAATAAATGGAAACCGTTACAGGGCGTAGGTAATCTACAGGTGTCAACTGCAGCAGCTGCTAGTAATCCTTCAGAAGCCAAAAGTGTAGCCTTATCGTCGGAATCAAAGCCACAGGGTTTAAGGAtagaaattaaaagcaaaaacaaaattcGACCAGGCTCTCTGTTTGATGAAGTTAGAAAGACAGCACGGCTCAATCGGAGGCCCAGAAACCACGAAAGTTCCAGTGAGGAGGATTCTCCCGTAAGAGAGAACAGCCAGTCGAGAAGCCACAGCCGGTCACGAAGCAAGTCCGTCCCTAAATCCAGACACAgaacaagatccctctcctatagTAACTCAAGAAGTAGATCAAGGAGTTCCACTTATTCTTACAGGTGggtaagattttatttattatatttgtacacctccccaaacttccatctgtgGGTGGTTTCAAGCAAAaagtaaagcaatttaaaacaagaaGTCTGATTCTAAAAGCTTGGGTTAATAAATgtgtttaaagactttttaaaagttgtaagaaatgggaagactcatatttcagcagggagcacattccagagtctcagggcagcaacagagatggcccgtccctgtgtagcaaccagaggagctggtggcaacttcagaccaacctctctggatgatcccaatgggcggtggggctcatagtgaagaagatggtctcttaaatatcctgggcctcagctgcttagggctttataggttagaatcagcaccttgtgttttgcccagaaacttattggtagccagtgcagtccTTTTAAACATAGCAGTCATATGGTCTCTTCGAGGTGACCcgaagaccagcctggctgctttgcTTGCATACTTGCAGTGAGGACCAGCTATTTTGGAAAAGTATTAGCTTGACAGTGGTGTTCCACATTTTGTTCTTAATGCACGCTAGCCACTCTGTCACTAGCTAGCTGTGAGAACTCTGCTCACTTTGTTACATACCTAAAATATGATCTCCTGTGGAGGGTGTTCCTGATTCTTCTGCATAGCTTTTCAATACATGCATTTTAAATTTATAGGTCAAGGAGCTACACGCGAAGCCGGAGCAGAGGATGGTACAGCAGAGGTCGCTCAAGAAGTCGAAGTAGTTCCTATCACAGTTACAGGAGTCATAGGTAGAGCACTctagagagaagagagagaatatACTGgtgattggcggggggggggcggggtgcttGTATCAAAACATTACCCCTTTTAGCTGAAATCATTTTGAAGCCTTGGTTGGCTTATATCCCCAAAACCTCTGCTTGTAGGTTTAATTTTTTGTTCTATTTATATTTCCCTTTTCTGCCAAGGTTGTAAGTCGCTTACAATTAGATTCTGTACAAAGGTACAATAGTATTGTGGGTGGAAGGAACTCACTTCTGGCATTTTGTGATACAGTCAGGATTCCAGTATAAGGCCTATAGAGGAACTCACAGGTGCCTGATGGTAGATAAGGTATCTCACAGAAGTAATCTTTCCATTGATCTGCCATTTGCTGTTTGAAAAAATGGCTTTCAAATAAAACATGAGTAATtgttgcctgtgtgtgtgtgtacacacaccatacacatgcagcagcatccagaccagttagtcatgaccaagcaTCATTAAAATCAATAAGCTAGTCATGACCAACTCTTAAGTTCTGTTAATTTTAGTGGAACTTGGTAATGACAAACTTGGCCTCGATGCTGCCCAAAGAATGTAcctttgtaaatttaaaaaaccaaacaaatgcAGCACAGCTCTAGAAATGATCATTTAATTCTTTTCCTGTTTAATAGTCGCACCTACAGCAGAAGCCGGTCCAGAAGCAGTTCTTATGGTCACCGTAGTCGATCCAGGTATGTtaagatcattttttaaaaatatgtgttaaaGACATAATATATCTGTAACATGGATCATATGGCTTTGTGGCTGTTACTTGCCAGCCATTCTGGAATTACAGGCTATTTCACAAGTTCCCTGCAGTAGCAGGAGTGATGATGAGTATTGTAAAGATGATTCGGTTGAATAGGTCCTGTCTGATTTATGAGCACTCGGGTATGAAATGCCCTAGGCCAGGATTTTTCAGGATTTTTTGTGTGTCAGTATCAGTGCCTCTGGGGATGGCTGCTGCATGCAGGTGTGGGTGGCTCAGCACACAATCACTCCTTATGGAAGGGAGAAGCTTTTGGACGTGCTGATGCCGCCTCCTCTCTCTGTACACTCCTTGACTTACCTGAGCCTCTTTGAAGGTGAGCTGGGCTTCTGTACAGCTGCAACTTGCCACACTGCCCTGCCCACCCAGCCATCTCCACTTCTGGTGCGGCTGGGCCAGGAAGAGCCATGCATTATGTGGCCCCTGTGCCAGCGACAGCATTTCACGCATGGAAAATCTACCACTGTCTATAGTATGGAGGGCCACCAGTGATTGAAAAGTGCTGTTCTAGGTATAATTTATTAATCAAAATATATGTTCAGTTGAAGCAAATCAAAGTCTAGTGTCTCTTTAATGCATTACAGAGTTACTAAAACTTGTAGGTTTTTCCTCAAAAGACGACATATCTGCTAATAAACTGTATTAAAACAGTTTTGTGCATGTAGTGCTTTCAGAATCCTGAAAGTGTATTTAGGAAGAGAAAACTCAGTTAAATCAAATAATCATTTACTCATCCCCACCCTCCACAGAAGCAGGTCCTACACATATGACAGTTACTACAGCAGGAGTCGTAGCCGAAGCAGAAGCAAAAGGAGCGACAGTTATCATAGGTCTCGCAGTTATGATAGACGGTCCAGGTAGGTGACTCTGAGCAGCCAAACTTCAATAATGTTATTTGATTTACTCTGTCCAGTTGCTCCTTTCATCATCTGAGGCCCTCCACTACCCATGCTTTCAAAACAGATAATGATTCGAAGGAGggtctttttttttaatctcccccacccccacccccacccggaatatttgtataccgcttttcaacataagttcccaaCGCAGTTtaaatagatagaaataaatgaaatgattTCAGCTGAAGTGCCCCCATGCAGAATGTCCTTCCAAGGGAGGGTCACCTGGCACTAAATAGGACATCTTTCTGGTGCCAGGCAGGGATTTTTTTACATTTGCCTAGGTCTTCCATCATGTCTTTCAGCTTGgaggttctcaaagttgggtccccagatgttgttggactacagcattGTCAGGCAAGGAAAAACCAGGGTCCACGgaatggaaaaggaaaaaaaatgtgcAAAAC
Coding sequences within it:
- the NKTR gene encoding NK-tumor recognition protein isoform X1, with translation MGAQDRPQCFFDIEINREPVGRIVFQLFSDVCPRTCKNFLCLCTGEKGIGKTTAKKLCYKGSTFHRVVKNFMIQGGDFSEGNGKGGESIYGGYFKDENFILKHDRAFLLSMANRGKHTNGSQFFITTKPAPHLDSVHVVFGLVISGFEVIEQIENLKTDTASRPYADVRVIDCGVLVTTSAKDVLEKKRKVAADSEASDTSTSSSSTSSESSSDSESENERIRKRKRKRRTKVKQSRKRRREERKKEEPRNKQTLGHRSHSDRSEANEKSVDLNTKRDKPVVRPEEIPPVPENRFLLRRDAPVINAEPEPKPLDVAPVLTDQKPSVSKSGRKIRGRGTIRYHTPPHSRSCSESDNDGSSETPPHWKEEMQRLRAYRPPSGEKWSKGDKLSDPGRWDERSRSQRSRSWSHNGYSDLSSAKYVNHHKKHRREKKAKHKKKAKKQKHFKKQKQIKKERVSPSTERESSHSTTRRTKSPCDHERVSRSSSLTSRDSSSQRDWSKSERDNQSSLSSSSRDSRSYHRFKSRSKSRSRSYSRRSSRSRIALKSSLSRSRSRSTSNSRHLRTVSHSPKNTAARLNEHKTVKAEPARTVLPQNDKVVIAAVVSESIQIIPLSDSPPPSRWKPGQKPWKPSYERIQEMKVKTTHVIPAQTNYSSVNVKEASTSSSYKKRQKSSDSDQSSYSKHRSDRSSDSWRRSRSRSSRSRSYSKSYSRSRSPSSSRSRSRSTIRSHSVTKFPSDQSCYSGSSSYFSLSDDDRQKNKVKSQSRERNLQSKKRQSSSESTLPYVKDESSQKHRESTSESSLDFSTDSEPLAKSQPIQEKGLLRPEKANKKQNKSSSTCDGHEEKSRSEWSSDQRTLKEKSSETPRSSQRARKKTHSDSKWDSESNSDKGGNRNSKYDSRLSSSKEEGEATSDSDTDPSLVKCKTKPDSSLGALKVSKQQLSPCGTESSHSNSGVRGKSRKQKRGSKKNLKKSHSKKAKEKSKAKKEKKHKAQKQKETFHWQPPLEFGEEEEEEDVAVKSAAKDEREKKVTSETKDKNQDQASENHEVVKNQIKDEAKLHEENIISDKTAGSASSAGTKIRKDNEPSTSARTLKPDKNMDVPESVATVKVNIDSEVDVTQMDDMEICTPDHNSPVKVDVDLAPASLKANFQDASKNTDMPNNSEAEGAKQETNGRELAAVTECKKEKQSPNPTATATAMENNMKTEMAENSQSSIVDNKWKPLQGVGNLQVSTAAAASNPSEAKSVALSSESKPQGLRIEIKSKNKIRPGSLFDEVRKTARLNRRPRNHESSSEEDSPVRENSQSRSHSRSRSKSVPKSRHRTRSLSYSNSRSRSRSSTYSYRSRSYTRSRSRGWYSRGRSRSRSSSYHSYRSHSRTYSRSRSRSSSYGHRSRSRSRSYTYDSYYSRSRSRSRSKRSDSYHRSRSYDRRSRSYGSDSESDRSYSNNRSPSESSRYS
- the NKTR gene encoding NK-tumor recognition protein isoform X2, whose translation is MANRGKHTNGSQFFITTKPAPHLDSVHVVFGLVISGFEVIEQIENLKTDTASRPYADVRVIDCGVLVTTSAKDVLEKKRKVAADSEASDTSTSSSSTSSESSSDSESENERIRKRKRKRRTKVKQSRKRRREERKKEEPRNKQTLGHRSHSDRSEANEKSVDLNTKRDKPVVRPEEIPPVPENRFLLRRDAPVINAEPEPKPLDVAPVLTDQKPSVSKSGRKIRGRGTIRYHTPPHSRSCSESDNDGSSETPPHWKEEMQRLRAYRPPSGEKWSKGDKLSDPGRWDERSRSQRSRSWSHNGYSDLSSAKYVNHHKKHRREKKAKHKKKAKKQKHFKKQKQIKKERVSPSTERESSHSTTRRTKSPCDHERVSRSSSLTSRDSSSQRDWSKSERDNQSSLSSSSRDSRSYHRFKSRSKSRSRSYSRRSSRSRIALKSSLSRSRSRSTSNSRHLRTVSHSPKNTAARLNEHKTVKAEPARTVLPQNDKVVIAAVVSESIQIIPLSDSPPPSRWKPGQKPWKPSYERIQEMKVKTTHVIPAQTNYSSVNVKEASTSSSYKKRQKSSDSDQSSYSKHRSDRSSDSWRRSRSRSSRSRSYSKSYSRSRSPSSSRSRSRSTIRSHSVTKFPSDQSCYSGSSSYFSLSDDDRQKNKVKSQSRERNLQSKKRQSSSESTLPYVKDESSQKHRESTSESSLDFSTDSEPLAKSQPIQEKGLLRPEKANKKQNKSSSTCDGHEEKSRSEWSSDQRTLKEKSSETPRSSQRARKKTHSDSKWDSESNSDKGGNRNSKYDSRLSSSKEEGEATSDSDTDPSLVKCKTKPDSSLGALKVSKQQLSPCGTESSHSNSGVRGKSRKQKRGSKKNLKKSHSKKAKEKSKAKKEKKHKAQKQKETFHWQPPLEFGEEEEEEDVAVKSAAKDEREKKVTSETKDKNQDQASENHEVVKNQIKDEAKLHEENIISDKTAGSASSAGTKIRKDNEPSTSARTLKPDKNMDVPESVATVKVNIDSEVDVTQMDDMEICTPDHNSPVKVDVDLAPASLKANFQDASKNTDMPNNSEAEGAKQETNGRELAAVTECKKEKQSPNPTATATAMENNMKTEMAENSQSSIVDNKWKPLQGVGNLQVSTAAAASNPSEAKSVALSSESKPQGLRIEIKSKNKIRPGSLFDEVRKTARLNRRPRNHESSSEEDSPVRENSQSRSHSRSRSKSVPKSRHRTRSLSYSNSRSRSRSSTYSYRSRSYTRSRSRGWYSRGRSRSRSSSYHSYRSHSRTYSRSRSRSSSYGHRSRSRSRSYTYDSYYSRSRSRSRSKRSDSYHRSRSYDRRSRSYGSDSESDRSYSNNRSPSESSRYS